In the Euphorbia lathyris chromosome 5, ddEupLath1.1, whole genome shotgun sequence genome, one interval contains:
- the LOC136230544 gene encoding uncharacterized protein At3g49055 gives MASCSGDDDVAVLSDVEEEDPVPIAIRCPSAEDLSVEKYRELIAELDRERAAREAIEKSKSEMQVSFNRLKVLAHEAIKKRDESARQRDEALRVKDEVLKEKERVSAELVEVSKWKEEAVKQRDEIAKQFDETVKARDGLQSEIESSRHMLVSGIEKISGKVSNFKNFAAAGLPKSQKYAGMQAVAYGVIKRTNEIVEELVRQIDATAKSRNEAREQMDHRNYEIAIEVSQLEASISELRDELAKKTSSIENLEKSVEEKEGKVVEIEREMLAKTHSVEKETLELRELIQDYDDKLKNLEAKMEMQKPLLFDQLNLVANIHDRLYDVIKIVDTNHLDSEVSESLFLPQQTDMEENIRASLAGMESIYELTRIVVEKTRDSLQKRSNEAKNLNETVGQLVKEKEQIGSLLRSALSNRMTIDQSSKTNALFQAAENGLREAGIDFKFSKVLGDNKVPASEDAEANEVFNLAGALENIVKTSQLEIIELRHTVDELRAEVSLLKEHVQSQAKELGNRMHIIEELEEKERVANESVEGLMMDIAAAEEEITRWKVAAEQEAAAGRAVEQEFVAQLSALKQELEEAKLSMLESEKKLKFKEETATAAMAAREAAEKSLRLADMRASRLRDRVEELSRQLEVFETREDSRGRNGSRYVCWPWQWLGMDFVGSRRPETQQSSNEMELSEPLL, from the exons ATGGCGAGTTGTTCCGGCGACGACGATGTTGCCGTTTTAAGCGATGTGGAGGAGGAGGATCCGGTTCCGATCGCCATTAGATGTCCGAGTGCGGAAGACTTATCTGTGGAAAAATATCGTGAACTCATTGCTGAGCTTGATCGCGAGAGGGCTGCTCGCGAGGCAATCGAGAAATCTAAGTCGGAGATGCAGGTTTCGTTTAATCGGTTAAAAGTTCTTGCGCATGAGGCGATCAAGAAGCGAGATGAGTCGGCAAGGCAGCGGGATGAAGCTTTGCGTGTGAAGGATGAGGTTTTGAAAGAGAAGGAAAGAGTATCTGCGGAATTGGTTGAAGTAAGTAAGTGGAAAGAGGAGGCTGTGAAGCAGAGAGATGAGATTGCGAAGCAATTTGACGAGACAGTCAAAGCTAGGGATGGATTGCAGTCGGAGATTGAGAGTTCGAGGCATATGCTAGTGAGCGGAATTGAGAAGATATCGGGTAAAGTGAGCAATTTCAAGAATTTTGCCGCAGCAGGGTTGCCTAAATCGCAAAAATACGCTGGGATGCAGGCTGTTGCTTATGGAGTTATTAAGAGAACCAATGAGATTGTTGAGGAGCTCGTTAGGCAGATTGACGCCACTGCTAAATCTAGGAATGAAGCAAGAGAACAGATGGATCATAGAAATTACGAAATTGCCATTGAGGTTTCTCAGCTTGAAGCTTCAATTAGTGAATTGAGAGATGAACTCGCAAAGAAGACTTCATCGATTGAAAATTTAGAGAAGAGTGTAGAAGAAAAGGAAGGGAAAGTTGTAGAAATAGAGAGAGAGATGTTGGCGAAGACCCACTCAGTAGAGAAGGAAACTTTGGAGCTGAGGGAGTTAATTCAGGACTATGATGATAAGTTGAAAAATTTGGAGGCAAAGATGGAAATGCAGAAGCCTTTGTTGTTTGATCAGTTGAATTTAGTGGCAAATATTCATGATCGACTTTATGATGTTATTAAGATAGTTGATACTAATCATCTGGATTCAGAGGTGTCAGAATCCTTGTTTCTTCCTCAACAAACGGACATGGAGGAGAACATACGTGCTTCTTTAGCTGGCATGGAATCAATATACGAGTTAACTAGAATTGTTGTGGAAAAAACAAGGGATTCTTTACAGAAGAGGAGTAACGAAGCTAAGAATTTGAATGAAACAGTGGGTCAATTGGTTAAGGAGAAAGAACAGATTGGTTCTTTACTTAGGAGTGCTTTGTCGAACAGAATGACAATAGACCAGTCTTCCAAAACAAATGCATTGTTTCAAGCTGCTGAGAATGGCTTAAGAGAGGCTGGAATAGATTTCAAATTTAGTAAAGTTCTTGGGGATAATAAGGTTCCAGCTTCTGAAGACGCAGAAGCGAATGAAGTTTTCAATTTG GCTGGTGCACTGGAGAATATCGTCAAGACATCTCAGCTTGAGATAATTGAGCTGCGACATACTGTGGATGAATTAAG GGCAGAGGTGAGTCTACTCAAAGAACATGTGCAGTCTCAAGCAAAGGAACTGGGTAATAGAATGCATATAATAGAAGAACTTGAGGAGAAGGAGAGAGTGGcaaatgaaagt GTTGAAGGTCTTATGATGGACATTGCTGCTGCTGAAGAAGAAATTACAAGATGGAAAGTGGCAGCAGAGCAAGAGGCTGCTGCTGGAAGAGCGGTTGAGCAAGAGTTCGTTGCTCAG CTATCAGCACTTAAACAGGAACTTGAAGAGGCAAAGCTATCTATGTTAGAATCAGAGAAAAAGTTAAAATTCAAGGAAGAGACAGCAACTGCTGCAATGGCAGCCAGGGAGGCTGCGGAGAAGTCATTGAGATTGGCTGACATGAGGGCATCCAGGTTGAGGGATAGGGTAGAGGAGCTGAGCCGTCAGCTTGAAGTGTTTGAAACACGAGAAGACTCAAGGGGTCGAAATGGTTCTAGATATGTATGTTGGCCGTGGCAGTGGCTTGGGATGGATTTTGTGGGTTCTCGCAGACCTGAAACACAACAGAGTTCAAATGAAATGGAGCTTTCTGAACCCCTTCTATGA